A stretch of DNA from Paenibacillus albus:
GTAACGAGTCATCGCGATACGCGCTGCTTCGATTTGACGGTTAGTGATCCATGAAGGCTCAAGTGCTTGCAGACCGAATTCGCCGAATACTACTTCAGCGCCGCCTTTCGCACGACCTTTCATGTGACCACGTTGTTGTTTACGATGTTTGACACGTTTAGGTACCAACATGATTAGTTGCCTCCTTCCTGTGGAGCTTTCTTCTTAGTTGGAAGGATTTCACCGCGGTAGATCCATACTTTAACGCCGATACGGCCGTAAGTTGTATGTGCTTCCGCTGTTCCGTAGTCAATATCCGCACGCAGCGTATGAAGAGGAACTGTACCTTCGCTATAGCTTTCAGAACGAGCGATCTCAGCGCCACCAAGACGGCCGCTAACGGCAGTTTTGATACCTTTTGCGCCGGAACGCAGTGTACGTTGGATCGATTGTTTCATTGCACGACGGAAGGAAATCCGGCGCTCAAGTTGTTGTGCAATGCTTTCAGCAACGAGAACCGCATCCAGCTCAGGATGTTTAATCTCGGAGATGTTGATGTGCACTTTTTTGCCTTTAGCAATTTTCGAAAGCTCGGAACGAAGTGTTTCAACTTCGGAACCGCCTTTACCAATTACCATACCAGGCTTTGCAGTATGAATTGTAACGTTAACGCGGTTAGCTGCACGTTCGATTTCGAACTTGGAAACTGCCGCATCTTTAAGTTTGTTCTTCAGGTGCTCACGGATTTTCACGTCTTCCATAAGCAAGTCGCCGAAGTCTTTACCAGCGTACCATTTGGACTCCCAATCACGGATAACACCGATACGTAGTCCGACCGGGTTTACTTTTTGTCCCACACGTTTTCCCTCCTTATTTTTCGGATACCACCAAAGTAATGTGGCTGGTTCTTTTATTAATACGGCTAGCACGACCCATTGCGCGCGGGCGGAAACGTTTCATTGTCGGTCCTTGGTTCACAAACACTTGTGAAATGACCAATTTGTTCACGTCCAATTGGTAGTTGTGCTCCGCGTTTGCAATAGCGGAATTCAGCAACTTCTCAACGATTGGAGACGCCGATTTCGGAGTGTGACGCAGGATAGCGATTGCTTCGCCAACTTGCTTACCACGGATCAAATCAACAACCAATTGAGCTTTACGAGGTGCAATGCGGACGTGATTAGCGAACGCTTTAGCTTGTTGCATGGATGAACCTCCTCTCAAACTTTATGACCTTAACTATTTAACCGATTAACGACGGCCTGTCTTCTTGTCGTCGTTACCGTGACCTTTATACGAACGTGTTGGCGCGAACTCACCGAGTTTGTGGCCAACCATATCTTCTGTCACATAAACCGGTACGTGTTTTTTACCGTCATAAACAGCGAACGTGTGTCCGATGAATTGCGGGAAAATTGTAGAACGACGCGACCAAGTTTTAACAACTGTCTTCTTTTCCGTTTCGTTCAGAACTTCAACTTTCTTGAGCAGGTAGCCGTCAATAAACGGACCTTTTTTCAAACTGCGACCCATGGATGATCCTCCCTTCACGCTATAGTTACGTGGGCGCCGTGCGTTAAGCAGATGACGCCGAGGCGCCTATTACTTCGTACGACGACGAATAATGTATTGGCTCGATGCTTTCTTCTTCTTACGCGTTTTAGCGCCGAGAGTAGGTTTACCCCATGGCGACATAGGCGATTTACGTCCGATAGGTGCACGGCCTTCACCACCACCGTGTGGATGATCGTTAGGGTTCATTACAACACCACGAACTTCAGGGCGTTTGCCCAACCAACGGGAACGGCCGGCTTTACCGATTTTCACGAGTTCGTGATCTTCGTTACCAACAGAACCGATTGTTGCACGGCATTTCTTCAGAATACGACGTACTTCACCAGACGTCAAGCGAATTGTAACGTATTGCTCTTCTTTACCAAGAAGTTGAGCATCAGTTCCGGCAGCACGAACCAATTGTCCGCCTTTACCAGGTTTCAACTCGATGTTGTGGATAACTGTACCTACTGGGATGTTCTCAAGTGGCAATGCGTTACCGATCTTGATGTCTGCATCCGCGCCGGATACGATTTTGTCCCCAACTTTCAAACCTTTTGGTGCGATGATGTAGGCTTTCTCACCATCCACATAGTGGATAAGTGCGATGTTGGACGTACGGTTCGGATCGTATTCGATCGTTGCGACGTTACCTACGATACCGTCCTTGTTACGTTTGAAGTCGATGATACGGTATTTACGTTTATGGCCGCCACCGTGATGACGAACCGTAATTTTACCTTGGTTGTTACGACCAGCTTTTTTGAAAAGCGGCGCAAGAAGCGATTTCTCCGGTGTGCTTGTCGTGATCTCTTCGAAAGTCGAGACGGACATACCACGACGCGCTGGAGATGTCGGTTTATACTTCTTAACTGGCACTTCGATTCCCTCCTTAACCGATATCTTGTTTAATCACGTTAGCCCTACGGCCCGAACGAAAGATTAAACTGTTTCGAAAAACTCAAGTTCGTTGCTGTCAGCGCTAAGTTGCACGATCGCTTTTTTCCACTCGGACGTATATCCGCTGTGTTTGCCATAGCGTTTAGGCTTAGCTGGCATGCGAAGCGTGTTTACGCTTGTTACTTTCACTTTGAAGATCGATTGGATCGCGAGTTTGATCTCTGTTTTGTTTGCACGAAGATCAACTTCGAAAACATAGCGTTTGTTAGCCATGAAATCGCTCGTTTGTTCCGTAATGATCGGGCGCTTGATAATATCGCGTGGATTTTTCATTACGCAAGCACCTCCTGTACTTTTTCAACTGCTTCTTTAGTGATAATAAGCTTGTCGTATTTCATAACGTCGAGAACATTGATGCCATCGGCTGCAACGAACTTCACGTTAGGAAGGTTACGAGCGGAAAGAGCTACGTTATCTTCGTAGTTAGCTGTAACAACAAGTGCTTTGCGAGCCACTTTCAGGTTGTTCAGGATAGCTGCGAATTCTTTAGTCTTAGGAGCTGCGAATGTCAGTTGATCAAGAACGATAATTTCGTTATCAACAACTTTGGATGACAATGCAGATTTGATTGCTAAGCGACGAACTTTTTTAGGAAGTTTGAAGCTGTAGCTGCGTGGTGTTGGACCGAACACTGTACCACCGCCAACCCATTGTGGGGAGCGAATGCTACCTTGACGTGCACGACCTGTACCTTTTTGTTTCCAAGGTTTACGTCCGCCTCCGCGTACTTCGGAGCGGCCTTTCGTCTTGTGCGTGCCTCTGCGCTCAGAAGCTTGCTGCAACAATACTGCGCTATGCAATACGTGAACGTTAGGTTCAACACCGAATACTGCTTCGGACAATTCAACCTCGCCAACTTGCGAGCCATTCACGCTAAAAAGTGCTACTTTCGGCATTTCATGTTCCTCCTTTCTTTAACGATTATTTCTTCACCGTAGATTTAACTTTAACGAAGCTATTTTTAGGACCCGGAATGGAGCCTTTAACAAGCAATACATTGCGCTCAACATCAACGCGTACGATTTCAAGGTTTTGAATCGTAACTGTTTCGTTACCCATGTGACCTGGAAGGTGTTTACCTTTAGGAACGCGGTTCGCTTGAATCGAACCCATCGAACCTGGTCCACGGTGATAACGGGAACCGTGTGCCATTGGACCGCGGCTTTGATTCCAACGTTTGATGTTACCTTGGAAACCTTTACCTTTGGAAGTAGCCGTTACGTCAACGAACTCGCCAGCTGCGAATACATCAGCCTTAATCTCTTGGCCAACTTCATATTCAGCGACACCGCGGAATTCACGAACGTAGCGCTTAGGAGCCGTTTCGGCTTTTTTCGCGTGGCCGATTTCCGGCTTGTTTGCTCTGCTTGCTTTCTTGTCAGAGAAACCTACTTGAATGGATACATATCCATCATTCTCTTGGTCTTTCTTCTGCAAAACAACACAAGGACCTGCTTCGATTACCGTTACTGGTACTACGTTACCTTCAGCAGTAAACACTTGCGTCATTCCAAGTTTTTTACCTAAGATACCTTTCATGTTGACACCTCATTTCCCTTCGGTTTTCAATTGTTCTTTATTACAGTTTGATTTCGATATCTACACCGGATGGTAGATCCAAGCGCATCAACGCATCAACCGTTTGCGGTGTTGGGTTAACAATATCGATCAAACGCTTATGAGTGCGCATTTCGAATTGCTCCCTAGAATCCTTGTACTTGTGTACCGCACGTAGAATGGTGATGATTTGCTTCTCAGTCGGAAGCGGAATCGGCCCAGACACGCCTGCACCGGAACGTTTCGCAGTTTCAACAATCTTCTCTGCGGATTGATCCAGAATTCTATGATCGTATGCTTTCAAACGGATACGAATCTTTTGCTTTGCCATTTCAAAGTCCCTCCTTCTATCGCCCAATTTAGTATCGGACATACTCCGTAAGAAAACCCGACCCGCCCCTCATGGCAAAGGAGCCTGGTGTGTCGGCAACCTCTTACATCATCGCAACGTCACAGACCAACAGACAATATTATATCGAATTCCCTAGGCGAATGCAACTAAAATCTTTACTTTGTTTAAAAAGAATGTTCTGGTAAACAAAGGCGCTTCGCAAGGTGGAAATGTACTCCGGCAGCTGTTGTAATCGTATTGCTTCATATTATATAGAAGCAAAGTTAAAAGCCATTCGAATACAAAGGCTGTACATCAATCTCCGGCTCAATCGCACTCCGCTGCAATTCGTGTTCCATTTCTTTAAAAATTCGCTCAGGGAGAATGCCATAATAAAAAGTGGCCTCATTCATAAGCCACTTCCTCATTCGATCTATTGCAGTTGCTGTGATCACTGATCGCCTGATCAGCTCGTCTTTGTCTTCATCTATAATAATGAATTCAAGTTAAAACCGCAAACCTCAAAATATAGAAAAAAACAAACCCTCACCGAAGTGAGGGTTTGCAGCGAGCTGCAGCTTTCGCCGCAGTTCATTATTTTTGGATGGATGCTACTGCACCTGCACCAACTGTACGACCGCCTTCACGGATCGCGAAGCGAGTACCATCTTCCAGAGCGATTGGAGCGATAAGCTCAACCGTTACTGTGATGTTGTCGCCAGGCATAACCATTTCAGTGCCTTCTGGCAAAGAGATGATACCTGTTACGTCAGTTGTACGGAAGTAGAACTGTGGACGGTAGCCTGTGAAGAAAGGCTTGTGACGGCCACCCTCTTCTTTAGTCAGTACGTAGATTTGAGCTGTAAAGTTCGTGTGTGGTTTAACAGAACCTGGCTTAGCAAGTACTTGACCACGCTCGATGTCTTTACGGTCTACACCACGAAGCAATGCGCCGATGTTGTCACCAGCTTGTGCGGAATCAAGCAGTTTGCGGAACATCTCTACGCCTGTTACAACGCATTTGCGAGTTTCTTCAGCAATACCGATGATTTCAACTTCGTCAGATACTTTAACTACGCCACGCTCAACGCGTCCTGTAGCAACTGTACCACGACCTGTGATTGTGAACACGTCCTCAACTGGCATAAGGAACGGCTTGTCAGTATCACGTTGTGGAGTTGGGATGTAAGTATCGACTTGTTCGAACAACTCGATGATTTTGTCAGCCCAAGCGCCATCTGGGTTTTGAAGTGCTTCACGAGCAGCACCGCGGATGATTGGAGTATCATCACCTGGGAACTCGTACTCAGCAAGAAGGTCGCGAACTTCCATCTCAACGAGTTCAAGCAACTCTTCGTCTTCAACCATGTCGCATTTGTTCAAGAATACAACGATGTAAGGTACGCCTACTTGGCGGGACAGAAGGATGTGCTCGCGAGTTTGCGGCATAGGGCCGTCAGCTGCGGATACAACCAGGATTGCGCCGTCCATTTGAGCAGCACCAGTGATCATGTTCTTAACGTAGTCGGCGTGACCTGGGCAGTCAACGTGAGCGTAGTGACGGTTAGGCGTCTCATACTCAACGTGAGCTGTCGAGATCGTAATACCGCGCTCGCGCTCTTCTGGAGCTTTGTCGATTTGGTCGAATGCTACAGCAGCACCACCATATCTTTTGGAAAGAACTGTTGTGATTGCAGCAGTCAACGTTGTTTTACCGTGGTCGACGTGACCGATTGTACCGATATTAACGTGCGGTTTATTACGTTCAAATTTAGCCTTAGCCATTGAACTAATTCCTCCTTAATTATAGAGAAGTTTATGTGATCGGCCGGATGGCCCCATATGAGGCTCATCATCCGGCCAAAGTACAACTTATATCATCCTACCCTTAGGCTGCTATTAAGCAGTACCTTTGGACTTGGATATGATTTCTTCCGAAATCGAACGTGGTACTTCTTCATAGTGCGAAAGCTCCATGGAGAATACGCCGCGTCCTTGTGTACCGGAACGAAGAACTGTGGAATAACCGAACATCTCAGCGAGAGGCACCTTAGCACGAACGATCAACGCACCATGGCGAGTGTCCGAACCTTCGATACGACCGCGACGGGAGCTCAGCATACCCATTACGTCGCCCATGTACTCTTCTGGTACAGTTACTTCTACTTTCATGATAGGCTCAAGCAGAATTGGACTACATTTTTCTTTCGCTGCTTTAAGCGCCATCGATCCAGCAATTTTGAACGCCATCTCCGAGGAGTCAACGTCATGGTAGGAACCGTCGACAACGACTGCTTTGATATCAACAACCGGGAAGCCGGCAACGACACCATTTTTCATCGATTCTTCGATACCTGCTTGAATTGGAGCAATGAACTCACGCGGAATCGAACCACCAACAGTTTTGTTTTCGAAGACAAAACCTGATCCTGGCTCAAGCGGTGAGAACTCAACCCAACAATGACCGAATTGACCGCGTCCGCCGGATTGACGAACGAATTTACCTTCGACCTTCGCAGCTGTCTTAAACGTTTCACGGTAAGCAACTTGTGGTTTACCAACGTTTGTTTCTACTTTGAATTCACGAAGCATACGGTCAACTAGAATCTCAAGGTGAAGCTCGCCCATACCTGCGATAATCGTTTGGCCGGTCTCTTCGTCCGTGTGAGCACGGAACGTAGGATCTTCCTCAGAAAGCTTTTGAAGAGCAATACCCATTTTGTCTTGGTCAGCTTTAGTCTTAGGCTCAACCGCGAGCTGGATAACCGGCTCTGGGAAGTTCATCGACTCAAGGATAACCGGGGATTTCTCATCACAAAGCGTATCGCCTGTAGTTGTATCTTTCAGACCAACTGCAGCCGCGATATCACCGGAGTAAACTTCGCTGATTTCTTGACGGCTGTTAGCATGCATCTGTAGGATACGGCCG
This window harbors:
- the rpsJ gene encoding 30S ribosomal protein S10, which produces MAKQKIRIRLKAYDHRILDQSAEKIVETAKRSGAGVSGPIPLPTEKQIITILRAVHKYKDSREQFEMRTHKRLIDIVNPTPQTVDALMRLDLPSGVDIEIKL
- the rpsS gene encoding 30S ribosomal protein S19; this encodes MGRSLKKGPFIDGYLLKKVEVLNETEKKTVVKTWSRRSTIFPQFIGHTFAVYDGKKHVPVYVTEDMVGHKLGEFAPTRSYKGHGNDDKKTGRR
- the rplB gene encoding 50S ribosomal protein L2, producing the protein MPVKKYKPTSPARRGMSVSTFEEITTSTPEKSLLAPLFKKAGRNNQGKITVRHHGGGHKRKYRIIDFKRNKDGIVGNVATIEYDPNRTSNIALIHYVDGEKAYIIAPKGLKVGDKIVSGADADIKIGNALPLENIPVGTVIHNIELKPGKGGQLVRAAGTDAQLLGKEEQYVTIRLTSGEVRRILKKCRATIGSVGNEDHELVKIGKAGRSRWLGKRPEVRGVVMNPNDHPHGGGEGRAPIGRKSPMSPWGKPTLGAKTRKKKKASSQYIIRRRTK
- the rplD gene encoding 50S ribosomal protein L4 — its product is MPKVALFSVNGSQVGEVELSEAVFGVEPNVHVLHSAVLLQQASERRGTHKTKGRSEVRGGGRKPWKQKGTGRARQGSIRSPQWVGGGTVFGPTPRSYSFKLPKKVRRLAIKSALSSKVVDNEIIVLDQLTFAAPKTKEFAAILNNLKVARKALVVTANYEDNVALSARNLPNVKFVAADGINVLDVMKYDKLIITKEAVEKVQEVLA
- the tuf gene encoding elongation factor Tu; the protein is MAKAKFERNKPHVNIGTIGHVDHGKTTLTAAITTVLSKRYGGAAVAFDQIDKAPEERERGITISTAHVEYETPNRHYAHVDCPGHADYVKNMITGAAQMDGAILVVSAADGPMPQTREHILLSRQVGVPYIVVFLNKCDMVEDEELLELVEMEVRDLLAEYEFPGDDTPIIRGAAREALQNPDGAWADKIIELFEQVDTYIPTPQRDTDKPFLMPVEDVFTITGRGTVATGRVERGVVKVSDEVEIIGIAEETRKCVVTGVEMFRKLLDSAQAGDNIGALLRGVDRKDIERGQVLAKPGSVKPHTNFTAQIYVLTKEEGGRHKPFFTGYRPQFYFRTTDVTGIISLPEGTEMVMPGDNITVTVELIAPIALEDGTRFAIREGGRTVGAGAVASIQK
- the rpsC gene encoding 30S ribosomal protein S3, with amino-acid sequence MGQKVNPVGLRIGVIRDWESKWYAGKDFGDLLMEDVKIREHLKNKLKDAAVSKFEIERAANRVNVTIHTAKPGMVIGKGGSEVETLRSELSKIAKGKKVHINISEIKHPELDAVLVAESIAQQLERRISFRRAMKQSIQRTLRSGAKGIKTAVSGRLGGAEIARSESYSEGTVPLHTLRADIDYGTAEAHTTYGRIGVKVWIYRGEILPTKKKAPQEGGN
- the rplW gene encoding 50S ribosomal protein L23, which codes for MKNPRDIIKRPIITEQTSDFMANKRYVFEVDLRANKTEIKLAIQSIFKVKVTSVNTLRMPAKPKRYGKHSGYTSEWKKAIVQLSADSNELEFFETV
- the rplC gene encoding 50S ribosomal protein L3 gives rise to the protein MKGILGKKLGMTQVFTAEGNVVPVTVIEAGPCVVLQKKDQENDGYVSIQVGFSDKKASRANKPEIGHAKKAETAPKRYVREFRGVAEYEVGQEIKADVFAAGEFVDVTATSKGKGFQGNIKRWNQSRGPMAHGSRYHRGPGSMGSIQANRVPKGKHLPGHMGNETVTIQNLEIVRVDVERNVLLVKGSIPGPKNSFVKVKSTVKK
- the rplV gene encoding 50S ribosomal protein L22; this translates as MQQAKAFANHVRIAPRKAQLVVDLIRGKQVGEAIAILRHTPKSASPIVEKLLNSAIANAEHNYQLDVNKLVISQVFVNQGPTMKRFRPRAMGRASRINKRTSHITLVVSEK